A single Saccharolobus shibatae B12 DNA region contains:
- a CDS encoding dihydrolipoyl dehydrogenase family protein translates to MKYDIVVIGGGTAGYVAGSILARKGKKVLVIEKEKFGGVCVNFGCVPSIFLFDVTFLLNRFKEIAYYLGLDGEIEYKDLLFSKRNEIINYLSNAGRRLIEDSGGKTELGEAEIISPSEVKVNGRIVEFDKLIIATGSKPMIPNIDGIEDAISEDDAVNLNSIPSSMVIIGGGYAGVEIAQIYSRLGSQVTLLSRSEILPTFPEDVRSVVKDSLEFDGVNVVENTRIVKLRDGKVITEKGEIEGNVIVYATGRRPQLPKGIEKLGLEINECGIIVDKYKQIKNNVYAIGDVIDKERKTAHSAMFDALVASLHILKETTFIPSDNFKIPVVLYTDPQVGVIGDHKEAKKFSVFPFAATTRAIINGIKDGYVKIGINERNEIVFGEVIGDKAEELINILTLVVNNRMRIESLALMPFVHPSLSEAIVNAAKGFFDLDVDKYKSKDGKT, encoded by the coding sequence ATGAAATATGATATAGTAGTGATTGGCGGCGGTACTGCTGGTTATGTTGCTGGAAGCATATTGGCGCGAAAAGGCAAGAAGGTACTAGTAATCGAAAAGGAGAAATTTGGCGGAGTTTGTGTAAACTTCGGTTGTGTGCCAAGTATTTTTCTTTTTGACGTAACCTTCTTATTAAATAGATTTAAAGAAATTGCGTACTATCTAGGCTTAGATGGTGAAATTGAATACAAGGATCTTCTTTTTAGTAAGAGAAATGAAATTATAAATTATTTATCAAATGCAGGTAGGAGGTTAATTGAGGATTCAGGTGGTAAGACTGAGTTAGGCGAGGCTGAAATAATTTCTCCTAGTGAAGTAAAGGTAAATGGGAGAATTGTTGAATTCGACAAGTTAATTATAGCTACCGGATCTAAACCAATGATACCGAATATTGATGGTATTGAAGATGCAATAAGTGAGGATGATGCGGTGAATTTGAATTCAATACCTTCTTCCATGGTAATAATTGGTGGAGGTTACGCAGGAGTTGAAATAGCTCAAATATATTCCAGATTAGGATCACAAGTTACCTTATTATCTAGAAGTGAAATTTTACCAACTTTTCCAGAGGATGTTAGGAGTGTTGTGAAAGATTCCTTAGAGTTCGATGGAGTAAATGTAGTGGAAAACACTAGAATAGTGAAGCTTCGTGATGGTAAAGTGATCACGGAGAAGGGTGAGATAGAGGGAAATGTGATAGTTTACGCTACTGGAAGAAGACCACAGCTCCCCAAGGGTATAGAGAAACTCGGATTAGAAATCAATGAATGTGGAATAATTGTTGACAAATATAAACAAATAAAGAATAATGTATATGCAATAGGTGATGTGATAGATAAGGAAAGGAAAACGGCACATTCGGCAATGTTCGATGCCTTGGTTGCGTCACTACATATCCTTAAGGAGACTACGTTTATTCCATCAGACAATTTTAAAATACCTGTAGTATTATACACCGATCCACAAGTAGGTGTTATAGGTGATCACAAAGAAGCTAAGAAGTTTTCAGTTTTCCCATTCGCTGCTACCACAAGGGCGATTATTAACGGAATAAAGGATGGCTACGTTAAAATAGGAATAAATGAGAGGAATGAGATAGTTTTTGGAGAAGTAATTGGTGACAAAGCTGAAGAATTAATCAATATTTTAACGTTAGTAGTAAATAACAGAATGAGAATAGAGAGTTTAGCGCTAATGCCTTTTGTTCATCCTTCATTATCTGAGGCCATAGTTAACGCAGCGAAGGGCTTTTTTGATTTAGATGTGGATAAATATAAGAGCAAGGATGGGAAAACTTGA
- a CDS encoding M23 family metallopeptidase — protein sequence MFVKDGSLISYFSSGFPSHVRVKAIDISSPDLKLFYSPVKGEIVDIVRFEIGRPNRFSSTNYDYMILIENENRKRIKILHVLPWVEKGEYVKEGQTIGEFLQTPYTGGDFPHAHIEGITIRFPTISTYRDSKIGIVYKKDKEFFDVIIKDFAEAGKLRGLGCCGGLLNASLPYACYGGIIGGFTGQLSLYGLNLGYLAVKRRTYLLFEGKKNLLRNWEEDASFKVLANKPICGFAFMEVVLSYNGYPMIRFFLNEINVNEGDEIDISEFIRNRLGSKIY from the coding sequence ATGTTCGTAAAGGATGGCTCTCTAATAAGCTATTTTTCAAGCGGTTTTCCTTCACATGTAAGGGTAAAGGCAATAGATATCTCATCTCCTGATCTTAAACTGTTTTACTCCCCGGTTAAAGGTGAGATCGTAGATATAGTACGATTCGAGATAGGACGGCCAAATAGGTTTTCTAGTACAAATTACGATTATATGATCTTAATTGAAAATGAAAATAGAAAGAGGATAAAGATCCTTCACGTCTTACCATGGGTGGAGAAAGGCGAATATGTTAAAGAGGGGCAAACAATAGGGGAATTTCTTCAAACCCCTTATACTGGTGGTGATTTTCCTCACGCTCACATTGAAGGTATTACAATAAGATTTCCAACGATTTCAACTTATAGAGATTCTAAAATTGGTATAGTGTACAAGAAAGATAAGGAGTTTTTTGATGTGATAATAAAGGACTTTGCTGAAGCTGGAAAGCTTAGAGGATTAGGTTGTTGTGGAGGATTATTGAATGCGAGTTTACCCTACGCTTGTTATGGTGGAATCATTGGGGGATTCACTGGTCAATTATCACTTTATGGCCTAAATTTAGGATATCTAGCGGTTAAACGTAGAACTTACCTCTTGTTTGAAGGTAAGAAGAACTTATTAAGAAATTGGGAGGAAGACGCTTCATTCAAGGTTCTTGCAAATAAGCCCATATGTGGTTTCGCGTTTATGGAAGTTGTTCTGTCTTATAATGGTTACCCCATGATCAGATTCTTTTTAAACGAGATAAATGTGAATGAAGGTGATGAGATTGATATATCAGAGTTCATTAGGAATCGTTTGGGATCAAAGATTTACTGA
- a CDS encoding DUF1641 domain-containing protein translates to MSISTVDPLEEILKPENLSKLSKIVDALPTIEKLTDKITEMDKKGQVDFLLSLFDQTVSILDAVQKADLINTLISFGMDQLPKIQAIWPILEKLTSERALQLLSQIDLDSTLTALEKLSPVIKKLTDEKALKVLDQIDYDSLIDSTSKLVPVLSKLANERTVKAIEALDIDMLLNLASKMAPTLNKLVSLMDQMSSKGQVDMLVNLMEQGMSLLDAVQKADLINTLISFGMDQLPKIQAIWPILEKLTSERTLNLIQSLDLDSMFNALEALTPIMKQLTSDKAIKIIQQFDIASSLGALEAAMPLLKKLTDEKTVKIISQIDVNSLLMLTNKLVEMQKSGSLDRLMQLLEIMSDPQFVNGLVMVMDKFSKAFKAWVNDVPNVRPVGTMGLLRVTSDKDVSYALGLMLELAKEVGKTFRS, encoded by the coding sequence ATGAGCATTTCAACAGTAGATCCACTTGAGGAAATATTAAAACCAGAAAACTTAAGTAAGTTATCTAAGATAGTCGACGCGTTACCCACAATAGAGAAATTAACTGATAAGATAACGGAGATGGATAAGAAAGGGCAAGTGGACTTCTTACTTTCATTATTTGACCAAACAGTTTCCATACTTGATGCGGTACAAAAAGCAGACCTAATAAACACACTCATATCCTTCGGAATGGACCAACTACCAAAAATACAAGCAATATGGCCAATACTAGAAAAACTAACAAGCGAAAGAGCTTTACAGTTATTATCACAGATAGACTTAGACTCTACACTTACAGCGTTAGAGAAGTTATCTCCCGTAATAAAGAAGTTAACAGATGAAAAAGCGTTAAAGGTACTTGATCAAATAGACTATGACTCTTTAATAGATAGTACTTCGAAGTTAGTGCCAGTTCTTTCCAAACTCGCAAATGAGAGGACTGTTAAGGCTATTGAAGCCTTAGATATTGATATGTTGCTTAACCTAGCTTCAAAGATGGCTCCTACACTAAATAAACTTGTGTCATTAATGGATCAGATGTCTAGCAAAGGTCAGGTTGACATGCTGGTTAACCTAATGGAACAAGGAATGTCACTACTTGATGCGGTACAAAAAGCAGACCTAATAAACACACTCATATCCTTCGGAATGGACCAACTACCAAAAATACAAGCAATATGGCCAATACTAGAAAAACTAACAAGCGAAAGAACCCTAAACTTAATACAAAGTTTGGACTTAGATTCAATGTTTAACGCATTAGAAGCCTTAACACCAATCATGAAACAACTAACAAGTGATAAGGCAATAAAGATCATTCAGCAATTTGATATTGCGTCTTCACTTGGCGCCTTAGAAGCAGCAATGCCATTATTAAAGAAACTAACGGATGAAAAGACTGTTAAGATAATATCGCAAATAGACGTTAACTCATTACTTATGTTAACAAATAAGTTAGTCGAAATGCAAAAGTCAGGTAGTTTAGATAGACTTATGCAACTATTAGAGATAATGTCTGATCCGCAATTCGTTAATGGATTAGTTATGGTCATGGACAAGTTCTCTAAGGCGTTCAAAGCTTGGGTTAATGATGTACCAAACGTAAGGCCAGTTGGAACTATGGGATTATTGAGAGTTACTAGCGATAAAGACGTTAGCTATGCTTTAGGATTGATGCTTGAATTGGCTAAAGAAGTAGGAAAGACTTTTAGATCTTGA
- a CDS encoding DsrE/DsrF/DrsH-like family protein encodes MVEEKKKKLSIIVFSGTIDKLMPVGILTSGAAASGYEVNLFFTFWGLQAITKRSLNSQQPPQIDKNYEQMGPVMMQKMQEMKFPMWHQLVQQAKEVGEVKVFACSTTMEFFGIKREDLAEFVDDVVGVATFLDRAEGGTTLFI; translated from the coding sequence GTGGTCGAAGAAAAGAAGAAGAAATTATCAATAATAGTCTTCTCTGGTACGATAGATAAGTTAATGCCAGTTGGAATTTTAACATCAGGTGCAGCAGCATCTGGATATGAAGTTAACTTGTTCTTCACATTTTGGGGGTTACAAGCAATCACGAAAAGGAGTTTGAATAGTCAACAGCCACCTCAGATTGATAAGAACTACGAACAAATGGGTCCAGTAATGATGCAAAAGATGCAGGAAATGAAGTTCCCAATGTGGCATCAACTAGTACAACAAGCTAAGGAGGTTGGAGAAGTTAAAGTATTTGCATGCTCCACCACTATGGAGTTCTTCGGAATAAAGAGAGAAGATCTAGCTGAGTTCGTAGATGATGTAGTTGGTGTCGCCACATTTTTGGATAGAGCGGAAGGAGGAACCACTCTATTCATCTGA
- a CDS encoding histone deacetylase family protein codes for MRLIYQSSLGIVWDQRFTEISFSHPMIRDMSKARVRDFIKLAREKLSFVEIRPEYATEEDLMTVHIRDYVSLLKESSKIPYIGFLDQGDTVHYPGMFEDILLVLGSSFTSIKYSKFLDYVYIPLGGFHHAMPNKAIGFCPINDVAIAALKLFENGERVAIVDIDAHHGNGLQFILYDKPILKMNIYAYDGNFFPGTGKIDEIGEGKGKGYNINIPLPLGSTDDVFEKSLEILDLLEVYSPSYILVVAGVDGHKDDQLKSLELTTNSYNLLGLRIRRIKRATNASVIAYGGGGYGPMSALSMISFLEGLIGRRTSYEPLTFSKNTEEIKRIEKIISRSKSLSYFFSQFKHQS; via the coding sequence ATGAGATTGATATATCAGAGTTCATTAGGAATCGTTTGGGATCAAAGATTTACTGAAATTTCGTTCTCTCATCCCATGATTAGGGATATGTCTAAGGCTAGAGTAAGAGATTTCATCAAATTAGCTAGGGAAAAGCTCTCTTTTGTAGAAATAAGACCAGAATACGCTACTGAAGAAGACTTAATGACAGTTCATATAAGGGATTACGTTAGTTTATTAAAAGAGAGCAGTAAGATTCCCTATATAGGATTTTTAGATCAAGGCGATACAGTTCATTATCCGGGGATGTTTGAAGACATCCTACTAGTATTAGGTTCTTCATTTACTTCCATAAAGTATTCTAAATTCTTAGATTACGTCTACATTCCCCTAGGTGGATTTCATCATGCAATGCCTAATAAGGCAATAGGGTTCTGTCCAATTAACGATGTTGCAATAGCGGCTCTTAAACTATTCGAAAATGGTGAAAGGGTTGCGATTGTAGATATTGATGCACATCATGGCAATGGTCTGCAATTCATACTATACGATAAACCAATTTTAAAGATGAATATTTACGCATATGATGGCAACTTTTTCCCTGGAACTGGAAAGATTGATGAAATAGGGGAAGGTAAGGGGAAAGGTTATAATATAAATATCCCTTTGCCTTTAGGATCTACCGATGACGTTTTTGAGAAGAGTTTGGAAATTCTAGATTTATTAGAGGTCTATAGTCCTTCCTATATTCTAGTCGTAGCTGGGGTAGATGGTCATAAAGATGACCAATTAAAATCCTTAGAACTTACAACTAATTCCTATAACCTATTAGGTCTTAGAATAAGAAGAATAAAAAGGGCTACTAATGCAAGTGTAATAGCTTACGGTGGAGGAGGATATGGCCCAATGTCAGCCTTAAGTATGATTTCATTCTTGGAGGGATTAATAGGTAGAAGAACTTCTTATGAACCACTTACATTTTCTAAGAATACAGAGGAGATAAAAAGAATAGAAAAAATTATTTCAAGATCTAAAAGTCTTTCCTACTTCTTTAGCCAATTCAAGCATCAATCCTAA
- a CDS encoding PIN domain-containing protein: MLILLYPKLINPACLYIFNMFAVISPSAFGKLKEILGSNKKYKFVITTLGVSFAIKNGIDIDNALDHGVIVRAFSHKPPKVGDLPQYESEAIMVALELNALLIAEDKDVIGKAKELGVNAVQIEELLASS; the protein is encoded by the coding sequence ATGCTCATACTACTATACCCTAAATTAATTAATCCGGCATGTTTATATATATTTAATATGTTTGCAGTTATCTCACCAAGTGCATTCGGAAAATTAAAAGAAATACTGGGTTCAAATAAGAAGTATAAATTTGTCATTACAACATTAGGAGTTTCTTTTGCGATAAAGAATGGTATTGATATTGATAATGCACTAGATCATGGAGTAATAGTGAGAGCTTTTTCTCACAAACCTCCTAAGGTAGGAGATCTACCACAATATGAATCTGAAGCAATTATGGTTGCCTTGGAGCTAAACGCACTACTTATAGCAGAGGATAAGGATGTTATAGGCAAGGCGAAAGAACTTGGAGTTAACGCAGTTCAGATTGAAGAGCTTTTAGCATCATCTTGA
- a CDS encoding 4Fe-4S dicluster domain-containing protein, with the protein MATKTILPPLPDDPRFLDMSYDVQGPLPEEERNLLSNLKPEDREVAIKFWEAVKSDFRYDEYLRGCLNCGVCTSSCPAAKFYDFGPREMIQYMMRNEVDKIWEFVNKKVWACVQCYTCSMRCPFNNEIAGLIMVLREYAVKFGLQSAKEVLAPYRRVLLTVITTGNQVTPDMIQPDAFPDWGPQAVEESKNMDVYRKAVPVDLLQRTDIGWHASLQTAVEMMTIFVEAGVLDSLKNVDKDLYDMIMDIYEERKQQLEEIKEKWEKGELKEEDLPDSWLEL; encoded by the coding sequence ATGGCTACTAAGACTATATTGCCTCCTCTTCCTGACGATCCAAGATTTCTAGATATGTCATATGATGTTCAAGGACCACTACCTGAGGAAGAGAGGAATTTACTAAGCAATTTAAAACCAGAGGATAGAGAAGTAGCGATAAAGTTCTGGGAAGCTGTTAAGAGTGATTTCAGATATGACGAGTATTTAAGAGGGTGTTTGAACTGCGGCGTTTGTACCTCAAGCTGCCCCGCGGCAAAATTCTACGATTTCGGTCCTAGGGAAATGATACAGTACATGATGAGGAATGAAGTGGACAAGATATGGGAGTTCGTTAATAAGAAGGTTTGGGCTTGTGTACAATGCTACACTTGCTCAATGAGATGTCCATTTAATAATGAAATCGCTGGTTTGATAATGGTATTAAGAGAGTACGCTGTGAAATTTGGTTTGCAATCAGCTAAGGAAGTATTAGCTCCTTATAGAAGAGTCTTATTAACAGTAATCACAACGGGTAATCAAGTTACACCAGATATGATCCAACCCGATGCCTTCCCAGATTGGGGACCACAAGCTGTAGAGGAGTCTAAGAATATGGATGTGTATAGGAAGGCAGTTCCAGTGGATCTTTTACAAAGGACCGATATAGGCTGGCACGCTTCATTACAGACTGCAGTTGAAATGATGACTATATTTGTAGAAGCAGGGGTTCTAGATTCCTTAAAGAACGTCGATAAGGACTTATATGATATGATCATGGACATATATGAGGAAAGGAAGCAGCAATTAGAGGAGATCAAGGAGAAGTGGGAGAAAGGAGAGTTAAAGGAAGAGGACTTACCAGATAGTTGGTTAGAGTTATAG
- a CDS encoding sulfurtransferase TusA family protein: protein MSQEVRIAKTLDARGMYCPGPVLETAKAIKQINVGEVLEILATDPAAKPDIEAWARRTGNQVVDIQQQGGVTRILIKRMK from the coding sequence ATGTCTCAAGAGGTTAGGATTGCAAAGACGTTAGATGCTAGGGGAATGTATTGTCCAGGCCCAGTTTTGGAAACTGCAAAGGCAATTAAGCAGATAAATGTTGGTGAAGTTTTGGAAATACTTGCAACAGACCCAGCTGCGAAACCAGACATTGAAGCGTGGGCTAGGAGAACCGGAAACCAAGTAGTTGACATACAACAACAAGGAGGAGTAACGAGGATATTAATTAAAAGAATGAAATAA
- a CDS encoding radical SAM protein, whose translation MTLRLVSSPDWVRLSFGADMVLGFSPGVFLKGALNTTINLLQYYPDGCKANCSYCGQAREVANGPECKTLIRVEWPLRPLNEVLKRIYERQGNPEYGLQRICVGQLAHPRASPDAIEITRRIREAGIELQISELVTATYTFKHHMIGMRKAGADMIDVAIDAANEKVFEELRGKKARSMHSWKRYIEAIDEAVEVFGKKNAGIHLIIGLGETEEDAVKLMWYAHSRGAKISLFAFYPEAGTPMEKKKPVPVHVYRRMQIARWLIENDIVDINAFKFDDKGELIDIEMPSDITLDELAPAFMTSGCPGCNRPYSNERPGGVLKNIPWYLNREMTLRSIKASRLESLIKKVVR comes from the coding sequence ATGACTCTACGTCTAGTTTCAAGTCCAGATTGGGTAAGACTAAGTTTTGGAGCAGATATGGTACTAGGTTTTTCTCCTGGGGTGTTTTTAAAGGGAGCTCTAAATACTACAATAAATCTGTTGCAGTATTACCCAGATGGATGCAAAGCAAATTGCTCATACTGTGGCCAAGCTAGAGAAGTTGCCAATGGTCCAGAATGTAAAACCTTGATAAGGGTAGAATGGCCACTTAGACCTTTAAATGAGGTGTTAAAGAGAATTTATGAAAGACAAGGAAACCCAGAATACGGTCTTCAGAGAATATGTGTAGGTCAATTGGCTCATCCTAGGGCTTCACCAGATGCCATAGAGATTACGAGGAGGATTAGGGAGGCTGGAATTGAACTACAAATTTCGGAGTTAGTGACAGCCACTTATACGTTTAAACACCACATGATTGGAATGAGGAAAGCAGGAGCTGATATGATTGACGTTGCAATAGATGCAGCTAATGAGAAAGTGTTCGAAGAACTAAGAGGTAAGAAGGCTAGAAGCATGCACTCATGGAAGAGGTATATAGAGGCAATAGACGAGGCAGTGGAAGTATTTGGCAAAAAGAACGCCGGTATTCACTTAATAATAGGATTAGGTGAGACTGAGGAAGATGCAGTAAAGCTTATGTGGTATGCCCATAGTAGGGGAGCTAAAATCTCACTCTTTGCGTTCTACCCAGAAGCTGGAACTCCAATGGAAAAGAAAAAACCAGTCCCAGTTCACGTCTATAGGAGAATGCAAATAGCTAGATGGTTAATTGAAAACGATATTGTTGATATCAACGCGTTCAAGTTTGATGATAAGGGAGAGCTTATTGATATAGAAATGCCATCTGATATAACCTTAGACGAATTAGCCCCAGCATTTATGACTAGTGGATGTCCAGGCTGTAATAGGCCATACTCCAATGAGCGGCCAGGGGGAGTATTAAAGAATATTCCTTGGTATCTAAATAGAGAAATGACTTTACGTTCAATTAAAGCCTCTAGATTAGAGTCATTAATAAAGAAAGTAGTAAGGTAA
- a CDS encoding DsrE family protein translates to MAQAQTQGQEEEQKRKILIVVTHGPEDLDRTYAPLFMASIAASMEYETSVFFMIKGPKLLDKKWQEEERKKGGNPFIHFFDMAKDNGVKMYVCVQSLKDMCHMKEDDVIEGIELVGGSTLIDLTMEADRTLFF, encoded by the coding sequence ATGGCTCAAGCTCAAACTCAGGGTCAAGAAGAAGAGCAAAAAAGGAAGATATTAATTGTAGTAACTCATGGTCCTGAGGATTTAGATAGGACGTATGCCCCATTATTTATGGCTTCAATAGCAGCTTCAATGGAATATGAGACTTCAGTGTTCTTTATGATAAAGGGACCAAAACTACTAGATAAGAAATGGCAAGAGGAGGAGAGGAAAAAGGGTGGGAATCCATTCATACACTTCTTCGATATGGCAAAGGACAATGGAGTTAAGATGTATGTTTGTGTACAAAGCCTAAAGGATATGTGCCATATGAAAGAAGATGATGTGATAGAAGGTATAGAACTAGTTGGAGGATCTACGTTAATAGATCTGACAATGGAAGCTGATAGGACATTATTCTTCTAA
- a CDS encoding thioredoxin family protein, producing MSYDYVIKEYLNAIKKGDIMIQQCNGDDLFHEFKNYVKVETLDNCKKPLVIVKKGDRVYYTYYGIPIANELWPFLNSLVRISNNVVNLDEKEMELAKQVRGNVKLFVTPDCTKCPITAEFLYQVSQINENVKLEIYDTTEYEEERDKYRVLSVPKIIFNEKVEIPGGFPSTMILKMMLKALQSELR from the coding sequence ATGAGCTATGATTACGTTATTAAGGAGTATCTTAACGCGATTAAGAAGGGAGATATAATGATCCAGCAGTGTAATGGAGATGACTTATTTCATGAGTTTAAAAATTACGTCAAAGTGGAAACCCTAGATAATTGTAAAAAACCTCTTGTTATAGTTAAGAAGGGAGATAGGGTTTACTATACTTATTATGGTATTCCAATAGCAAATGAACTATGGCCATTTCTTAACTCGTTAGTAAGAATCTCTAATAACGTTGTTAACCTAGATGAAAAGGAGATGGAGTTGGCAAAGCAAGTGAGGGGAAACGTTAAATTATTTGTAACTCCAGATTGCACTAAATGTCCAATTACTGCGGAATTCTTATATCAAGTATCGCAAATAAATGAGAATGTTAAACTGGAGATCTACGATACTACAGAGTATGAGGAGGAAAGAGACAAATATAGGGTTTTGAGTGTACCAAAAATTATATTTAACGAAAAGGTGGAAATTCCAGGTGGATTCCCTTCAACTATGATACTCAAGATGATGCTAAAAGCTCTTCAATCTGAACTGCGTTAA
- a CDS encoding lipoyl protein ligase domain-containing protein, translating into MRELRFLVERNNQAYILAGEEALLLSVANGYQPILRFVIFDPPAVLIGYHQAVEQEVNIEEVKKRGWEIGRRPTGGGTIIMGPWQLGWEIYTSNDLLGYTPESAIKIGAEGVIRALDKLDIKASFRPKNDVEVNGRKISGIGAFSEGKYIAVTGTILLDFDAEAMVSVLRLSSEKLKDKLARDFKDRLTWINKELTRPIDMEELIKISRDSFAEALGIKLVDGNYNEFEKKTIHELGLKYSSPEWIFNLRRPLIGDDIRYVEKKLPGGLVKVQVKMASKNLIESVLITGDFFIEPRNAIYDLEARLKWSRVEDLEDEIKTWFNNVKAIGITADDLIKIIEEAVR; encoded by the coding sequence ATGAGAGAATTAAGGTTTTTAGTTGAGAGAAATAATCAAGCTTATATACTAGCAGGTGAAGAGGCTCTTCTTTTATCAGTGGCTAACGGCTACCAACCAATTTTACGATTTGTAATATTTGATCCTCCAGCAGTTCTTATAGGTTACCATCAAGCGGTTGAGCAAGAAGTGAATATAGAAGAAGTGAAAAAAAGAGGCTGGGAGATAGGTAGAAGACCTACTGGAGGAGGTACAATTATAATGGGTCCATGGCAATTGGGTTGGGAAATTTACACGAGCAATGATCTGTTGGGATACACTCCAGAAAGTGCAATAAAGATTGGCGCAGAAGGTGTCATTAGGGCACTAGATAAGTTGGATATAAAGGCATCTTTTAGACCAAAGAACGATGTAGAGGTAAATGGGAGGAAGATCTCTGGAATTGGAGCGTTTTCTGAGGGCAAGTATATAGCAGTTACCGGCACGATTCTATTGGATTTCGATGCGGAAGCAATGGTTTCAGTTCTTAGATTATCTTCTGAAAAACTTAAGGATAAATTAGCGAGAGATTTTAAAGATCGATTAACTTGGATTAATAAGGAATTAACACGCCCAATTGACATGGAAGAGTTAATAAAAATCTCTAGAGACTCCTTTGCGGAAGCATTGGGGATAAAACTTGTAGATGGAAACTACAACGAATTTGAAAAGAAGACAATACATGAATTAGGGTTAAAGTACTCATCCCCAGAGTGGATATTCAACTTAAGGCGACCATTAATTGGAGATGATATAAGATACGTAGAAAAGAAACTTCCAGGTGGGCTAGTTAAAGTACAAGTCAAAATGGCTAGTAAAAATCTGATAGAATCAGTTCTAATAACCGGTGATTTCTTTATAGAACCGAGAAATGCCATATATGATCTAGAAGCTAGGCTAAAATGGAGTAGAGTTGAGGATTTAGAAGACGAAATCAAAACGTGGTTTAATAACGTGAAAGCAATTGGAATAACTGCTGATGATCTCATAAAAATAATAGAAGAGGCGGTAAGATGA
- a CDS encoding radical SAM protein codes for MRPLLLYAPNLKRYETDFLDSRKGWKSISVTGTYCAFNCKHCGRRVLESMIDGSTQDKVEKEVMEAVNRGDEGIILSGGSTLRGDVPIWKYSNLLKRYSDKLTIIAHTGVVKNEEIAMKFKESGVKIALLDMVSDNDAIRDILGQPFTVDDYLNSFKYLKKVGIKIVPHVILGLSKKGLDGDLESIRLLQEVNPDALIIVGLMPLVGTQMNNSRPPTPEEMIAALKTARDTFPNIPINLGCARPRGKLYLEVEKFAVDYDIDAIAFPEDETYEYAKGKREIFLSYACCGNVVFDIFKVITS; via the coding sequence ATGAGGCCATTATTACTTTACGCTCCTAATTTAAAAAGGTATGAGACTGATTTTTTAGATTCTAGAAAGGGATGGAAGTCCATATCAGTCACAGGGACATATTGTGCATTTAACTGTAAACATTGTGGTAGGCGAGTATTAGAATCAATGATTGATGGTTCCACTCAAGATAAAGTTGAGAAGGAAGTAATGGAAGCAGTAAATAGAGGAGATGAGGGAATTATACTATCTGGTGGTTCTACGCTGAGAGGAGATGTTCCGATATGGAAGTATTCTAACTTATTGAAAAGATATTCCGATAAACTCACAATAATAGCTCATACTGGCGTAGTTAAAAATGAGGAAATAGCTATGAAATTTAAGGAGAGTGGTGTAAAAATCGCACTATTAGATATGGTGTCTGATAATGATGCGATCAGAGATATTTTAGGGCAGCCATTTACTGTAGATGATTATCTTAACTCATTTAAATATCTAAAAAAGGTCGGTATAAAAATAGTTCCTCATGTAATATTAGGATTGAGTAAAAAGGGCTTAGATGGTGACTTAGAGTCAATAAGATTACTTCAAGAAGTTAATCCTGACGCACTAATAATTGTTGGTCTAATGCCATTGGTTGGAACACAGATGAATAATTCCAGACCCCCAACTCCGGAGGAGATGATAGCTGCCCTAAAAACTGCGAGGGATACTTTTCCTAATATTCCGATAAACTTGGGCTGTGCAAGACCTAGAGGTAAATTGTATCTCGAGGTTGAAAAGTTCGCTGTGGATTACGATATTGACGCAATAGCTTTTCCAGAAGATGAAACGTATGAATATGCAAAAGGTAAAAGGGAAATATTTTTAAGTTATGCTTGTTGTGGTAATGTAGTTTTTGATATATTTAAGGTGATAACCTCATGA